One segment of Carassius auratus strain Wakin chromosome 2, ASM336829v1, whole genome shotgun sequence DNA contains the following:
- the LOC113110685 gene encoding F-box only protein 36-like has product MASLLGETLFEISGQGPAPTKDYFHFAITKSQVIWSWWKISLRSDCKNTPPGQLSQSHQDFLEDSRLQNQVAVVFGPHILQYSKNLCQGLYDYIVRLPNALLFNIMSHLDLEDISVVSRTCRRFRELCNSEEFWEQTVRRHCDSVTPTVEALAEEVGWRTVFFTNKLQLQMLISRRKQKENQPWFTSSNVADNYMLLEIVKAFVHFGAFIVTGLFTCLIIATVWHNQGLHQNPL; this is encoded by the exons ATGGCGAGTTTACTGGGAGAAACTCTGTTTGAGATCAGCGGACAGGGTCCTGCACCTACGAAGGACTATTTCCACTTTGCGATAACAAAATCTCAG GTCATTTGGAGCTGGTGGAAGATATCTTTGAGATCAGACTGCAAGAACACACCACCAGGACAACTGAGCCAATCACATCAAGACTTTTTAGAAGACAGTCGTCTGCAAA ATCAAGTGGCTGTGGTATTTGGTCCTCACATCTTGCAGTACTCCAAAAATTTATGCCAGGGCCTTTATGATTACATTGTCCGTCTCCCCAATGCTTTACTTTTCAACATCATGTCACATCTGGACCTTGAAGACATTTCAGTCGTTTCACGCACCTGCCGTAGGTTTAGAGAG CTTTGTAACTCGGAGGAGTTCTGGGAGCAGACAGTGAGGAGGCACTGTGACTCTGTGACACCAACAGTGGAGGCTTTAGCTGAGGAGGTTGGCTGGAGGACAGTTTTCTTCACCAACAAGCTGCAGCTGCAGATGCTGATTAGTCGCCGGAAGCAGAAGGAGAATCAGCCCT ggTTCACTAGCTCCAATGTAGCTGATAACTATATGCTTTTGGAGATTGTAAAAGCATTTGTCCACTTTGGAGCTTTCATTGTCACTGGTCTCTTTACCTGCCTCATCATAGCGACAGTGTGGCACAACCAGGGCCTGCATCAGAACCCTCTGTAA